In one Dunckerocampus dactyliophorus isolate RoL2022-P2 chromosome 9, RoL_Ddac_1.1, whole genome shotgun sequence genomic region, the following are encoded:
- the LOC129188085 gene encoding pleckstrin homology domain-containing family A member 1-like yields MPYVDRQNRICGFLDIEETESSGKFLRRYFILSTEHGSLLWYMDNPQNLPDGAENVGSLNLSYISKVSDAAKLRPKTEFCFVINAGMRKFYLQANDQQDLVEWIAVLNNATKITVPKDSMALSADAQQDVPAVSYKTEIVGGVPIITATQELGEGQNGAECGALRRCHNQPPYFLSREVQDQAVIKAGFCVKQGAVMKTWKRRYFILDENALSYFKSDLDRGALRVICLKDILKVQECKQSELMMRDNLFEMVTSSRTFYLQTDSPEDMHSWIKAISGAIVAQRGPGRSINTDHTEPSPPAATSSSSIFYYPISEELHYPQASCVPSQPECELSPSQLPGLSSAEVERRPVGDDVPPLTAGDVHRQAMPDDESLWKRSKEKLSSAMPADA; encoded by the exons ATGCCGTACGTGGACCGACAGAATCGCATCTGCGGCTTCCTAGACATTGAGGAGACGGAGAGCAGCGGCAAGTTCCTGCGCCGCTACTTTATCCTGAGCACGGAGCACGGCAGCCTGCTGTGGTACATGGACAACCCacag AATCTTCCAGATGGAGCAGAGAACGTAGGCTCTCTCAACCTCTCCTACATCTCGAAG GTGAGCGACGCCGCCAAACTGAGGCCAAAGACGGAGTTCTGCTTTG TTATAAACGCAGGAATGAGGAAGTTCTACCTGCAGGCCAACGACCAGCAGGACTTGGTGGAATGGATCGCTGTTCTCAACAATGCCACCAAAATAACt GTGCCAAAGGACAGCATGGCATTGTCCGCAGACGCCCAGCAGGACGTCCCGGCAGTCTCCTACAAGACAGAGATCGTCGGAGGAGTGCCCATCATCACGGCCACTCAG gaACTGGGGGAGGGGCAGAATGGTGCGGAATGTGGAGCTTTGAGGCGGTGCCACAATCAGCCACCTTACTTCCTGTCCAGGGAAGTGCAGGACCAGGCCGTCATCAAGGCGGGGTTCTGTGTCAAACAGGGAGCTGTG ATGAAGACATGGAAGCGCAGGTACTTCATCCTGGATGAAAACGCTCTCAGCTACTTCAAGTCAGACCTG GACAGGGGGGCACTGCGTGTGATCTGCCTCAAGGACATCCTCAAAGTTCAGGAGTGCAAACAGAG TGAGCTGATGATGAGGGACAACCTGTTTGAGATGGTCACCAGCTCCAGAACATTCTACTTGCAG ACTGACAGTCCAGAGGACATGCACAGCTGGATTAAAGCCATCTCCGGCGCCATCGTGGCCCAGCGGGGACCCGGCCGCTCCATCAACACG GATCACACTGAGCCGTCACCACCCGCCGCCACCTCGTCGTCCTCCATCTTCTATTACCCCATCAGTGAGGAGCTACATTACCCACAGGCCTCCTGTGTGCCCAGCCAGCCTGAATGTGAACTCTCACCATCACAACTTCCCGGACTTTCTTCAGCCGAGGTCGAGCGGCGACCCGTCGGTGATGACGTCCCGCCTCTCACTGCAGGAGATGTACACCGCCAAGCGATGCCAGACGACGAGTCGTTATGGAAACGGAGCAAGGAGAAGCTGAGCTCTGCCATGCCAGCAGACGCATGA